A part of Paenibacillus sp. genomic DNA contains:
- a CDS encoding GRAS family protein — protein MRTYQTESYATLRSLLDAALNGGGAEVRERLARFAGELKVAERPDDLLPYLFAAATMKRLDPQENEQMNLYLRQYDVPQIVLFNVLARKVPFVTCVTEIANEALTRRIACGEAAALLEIGIGTGRQIVALLRELDRQGRRPSLLTVYAVEPNETFLEQAGKQVLEAADRCGIPVQFVPVPSVIEEMPEAIWERIGRTREALLVNAAFALHHVRGSEGESDAKDAVLRRIFSLAPRIVTLSEPDTDHQTPNNLLRFDHSWHHFSSVFQLLDTLEMTPEENRAVKIFFAREIEDIIASPEHLRCERHERTEDWIARLRKAGFAASPELAAVPVPGLAGVTFHRGEWHIGLATAGGVNLTSMICAETP, from the coding sequence ATGAGAACGTATCAAACTGAATCTTATGCAACGCTGCGCTCGCTGCTGGACGCTGCGTTGAACGGCGGAGGGGCGGAAGTCAGGGAGAGGCTTGCCCGCTTCGCCGGGGAGCTGAAGGTCGCTGAACGGCCGGACGACCTGCTGCCGTATTTGTTCGCCGCCGCGACGATGAAACGACTGGATCCGCAAGAGAACGAGCAAATGAACTTGTACTTGAGACAGTACGATGTGCCGCAGATCGTGCTGTTCAACGTGCTGGCGCGGAAAGTGCCGTTCGTGACCTGCGTGACCGAAATCGCGAACGAGGCGCTGACGCGGCGCATCGCATGCGGGGAAGCGGCCGCGCTGCTAGAGATCGGAATCGGAACCGGGCGCCAAATCGTCGCGCTGCTGCGCGAACTGGACCGCCAAGGGAGGCGGCCTTCGCTTCTGACAGTGTACGCGGTCGAGCCGAACGAGACGTTCCTGGAGCAAGCCGGGAAGCAGGTGCTGGAGGCCGCCGATCGATGCGGCATTCCGGTCCAATTCGTGCCCGTCCCGAGCGTCATCGAAGAGATGCCGGAAGCGATCTGGGAACGAATCGGCCGGACCCGAGAAGCGCTGCTGGTGAATGCGGCTTTCGCGCTCCACCACGTGCGCGGCTCGGAAGGGGAATCGGACGCGAAGGATGCGGTGCTGCGGCGCATATTTTCGCTGGCGCCTCGGATCGTGACGCTCAGCGAGCCGGATACCGACCACCAGACGCCGAATAATCTGCTGCGGTTCGATCATAGCTGGCATCATTTTTCGTCGGTGTTTCAATTGCTGGATACGCTCGAGATGACGCCGGAGGAGAACCGAGCGGTGAAAATATTTTTCGCGCGGGAGATCGAAGACATTATCGCTTCCCCGGAGCATCTGCGGTGCGAGCGGCACGAGCGGACGGAGGATTGGATCGCGCGATTGCGCAAGGCCGGCTTCGCCGCGTCCCCGGAGCTTGCGGCCGTCCCGGTTCCTGGGCTCGCGGGCGTTACGTTCCATCGCGGGGAGTGGCATATCGGGCTTGCGACGGCCGGCGGAGTCAACCTGACGTCGATGATTTGCGCCGAAACGCCGTGA
- a CDS encoding NAD-dependent deacylase: MSENALERAAEWLRTSRRTVALTGAGMSTESGLPDFRSKDGWWRKLDPHAVANVDTLEDNYELFRDFYRYRIETLAKHAPHEGHRVLARWERAGLLQAIATQNVDGFHQAAGSERVAELHGSLRSARCHGCGRPAETAAFAGGAACASCGGRLRPNVVLFGETLPERAWREALGWFREAELVLVIGTSLQVAPASALPQYTDGRTVYLNMEIGGAAERFDLAIAGRAGELLQALDRMVTPG, translated from the coding sequence ATGAGCGAAAACGCGCTTGAGCGGGCGGCGGAGTGGCTGCGCACGTCCCGGCGCACCGTCGCGCTGACGGGAGCGGGCATGAGCACGGAGTCGGGGCTGCCGGATTTTCGATCCAAGGACGGCTGGTGGCGGAAGCTCGACCCGCACGCCGTGGCGAACGTCGATACGCTGGAAGACAACTACGAGCTGTTCCGGGACTTCTACCGGTACCGGATCGAGACGCTGGCGAAGCATGCGCCGCACGAAGGGCACCGCGTGCTGGCGCGCTGGGAGCGGGCGGGCCTCTTGCAGGCGATCGCGACGCAGAACGTCGACGGCTTCCACCAAGCCGCCGGGAGCGAGCGCGTCGCGGAGCTGCACGGCAGCCTGCGCTCCGCGCGCTGCCACGGCTGCGGCCGCCCGGCGGAGACGGCGGCCTTCGCCGGCGGCGCCGCTTGCGCGAGCTGCGGCGGGCGGCTTCGGCCGAACGTCGTCCTGTTCGGCGAGACGCTGCCGGAGCGCGCGTGGCGCGAGGCGCTCGGGTGGTTCCGCGAGGCGGAGCTCGTGCTCGTCATCGGCACGAGCCTGCAGGTCGCCCCCGCGAGCGCGCTGCCGCAGTACACCGACGGGCGGACGGTGTACTTGAACATGGAGATCGGAGGCGCGGCCGAGCGGTTCGATCTCGCGATCGCCGGCCGGGCCGGCGAGCTGCTGCAGGCGTTGGATCGAATGGTTACGCCGGGATAA
- the dapF gene encoding diaminopimelate epimerase, translated as MNIKLLKCHGSGNDFVLIDEISNDYAIDESLRVKLVTELCDREKAYGSDGLLYVQKSDKGDARMRFFNTDGSEAEMCGNGVRCVGRYVIELLGKDEVDIETMKRNIPIKKVADLFPDVPTFDVTIGEPNLSPASLPMNADAEPFVDRAIPALHETLRFTALSIPNPHIVAVVDTFEPELIEIAGRANADKSVFPRGVNVSFIKILGRDSIFVLTYERGVGVTNSCGTAMSASSFTACLLGHCDPNVPIKVYNKGGMVNCFVDGEPSALANGNAIVHLIGNATWVFESTLEVPSANPAEWKAGGRTYFDEENRQYDRLVDTVLTEIDAKSFYKI; from the coding sequence ATGAATATCAAGCTGCTGAAATGCCACGGGTCGGGCAACGACTTCGTGTTGATCGACGAAATTTCGAACGACTACGCCATCGACGAGTCGCTGCGCGTGAAGCTGGTCACCGAGCTGTGCGACCGGGAGAAGGCGTACGGCTCGGACGGGCTGCTGTACGTGCAGAAGAGCGACAAGGGCGACGCGCGGATGCGCTTCTTCAATACGGACGGGTCCGAAGCCGAAATGTGCGGCAACGGCGTCCGCTGCGTAGGCCGGTACGTCATTGAACTGCTCGGCAAAGACGAGGTCGACATCGAGACGATGAAGCGGAACATCCCGATCAAGAAGGTCGCCGATCTGTTCCCGGACGTGCCGACGTTCGACGTGACGATCGGCGAGCCGAATTTGTCGCCGGCGTCGCTGCCGATGAACGCGGACGCGGAGCCGTTCGTCGATCGAGCGATTCCGGCGCTGCACGAGACGCTGCGCTTTACGGCGCTCAGCATCCCGAACCCGCACATCGTCGCCGTCGTCGATACGTTCGAGCCGGAGCTGATCGAGATCGCGGGGCGGGCGAATGCGGACAAGAGCGTGTTCCCGCGCGGCGTGAACGTGAGCTTTATCAAAATTTTGGGCCGCGATTCGATTTTCGTGCTGACGTACGAGCGCGGCGTCGGCGTGACGAATTCGTGCGGCACGGCGATGTCGGCGTCGTCGTTCACGGCTTGCCTGCTCGGCCATTGCGATCCGAACGTCCCGATCAAGGTGTATAACAAGGGCGGAATGGTCAATTGCTTCGTCGACGGCGAGCCGTCCGCGCTCGCGAACGGAAACGCGATCGTTCACTTGATCGGCAACGCGACGTGGGTGTTCGAGTCGACCCTCGAGGTGCCGTCCGCGAACCCGGCGGAGTGGAAGGCCGGCGGCCGGACGTACTTCGACGAGGAGAACCGCCAGTACGATCGATTGGTGGACACGGTGCTGACGGAGATCGACGCGAAGTCGTTTTATAAAATCTAA
- a CDS encoding transporter, producing the protein MNRNVESLLETIDVKTGERTVLASFDGVIEAPNWTRDDKLIYNSGGNLFSFDIAARTSVRIDTGFANACNNDHVLSPDHTRIAISHHSAEDGKSRIYIVPISGGEPRLVTPQGPSYLHGWSPDGKRLAYCAERGGQYDVYTISVDGGEEAQLTNLPGLDDGPEYAPDGRHIWFNSTRSGLMQIWRMNADGGEPTRMTFEESNDWFPHVSPDGRLVLYLAYRAGDVEPGDHPPNKEVELRVMPSSGGPSRTIAALFGGQGTINVNSWSPDSKKAAFVSYRPKR; encoded by the coding sequence ATGAACCGCAATGTGGAGAGCCTGCTGGAGACGATCGACGTCAAAACCGGCGAAAGAACGGTGTTGGCCTCGTTCGACGGCGTCATCGAAGCGCCGAACTGGACGCGCGACGACAAACTGATTTATAACAGCGGCGGCAACTTGTTTTCGTTCGATATCGCCGCGCGAACGAGCGTGCGGATCGACACCGGGTTCGCGAACGCCTGCAACAACGATCACGTGCTGTCTCCCGACCATACGCGCATCGCCATAAGCCACCATTCCGCGGAGGATGGGAAATCGCGGATTTACATCGTGCCGATCTCCGGCGGGGAACCGAGACTCGTCACGCCGCAAGGGCCCTCGTACCTGCACGGGTGGTCGCCCGACGGGAAGCGGCTCGCGTACTGCGCCGAACGCGGCGGGCAATACGACGTATACACGATTTCGGTCGACGGCGGGGAGGAAGCGCAACTGACCAACCTTCCGGGGCTGGACGACGGACCGGAATACGCTCCGGACGGGCGTCACATTTGGTTTAACTCGACGCGGTCCGGCCTGATGCAAATATGGCGCATGAACGCCGACGGCGGCGAACCGACGCGCATGACGTTCGAAGAAAGCAACGATTGGTTTCCGCATGTATCCCCCGACGGGAGACTCGTGCTTTACCTCGCGTACCGCGCCGGGGACGTCGAACCCGGCGACCACCCGCCGAACAAAGAAGTCGAACTGCGCGTCATGCCGTCCTCCGGCGGACCGTCCCGCACGATCGCGGCGCTGTTCGGCGGGCAGGGCACGATCAACGTCAATTCGTGGTCGCCCGACAGCAAGAAGGCCGCGTTCGTCAGCTACCGGCCCAAACGGTAA
- a CDS encoding DUF6904 family protein — MAKRFADRNDDYYDMKNAVQEAAAEFGVPRDAIELEGWTYPDEIDW; from the coding sequence ATGGCGAAACGGTTCGCCGATCGGAATGACGATTATTACGACATGAAGAATGCTGTCCAGGAGGCGGCGGCCGAATTCGGGGTTCCTCGGGATGCGATCGAATTGGAAGGTTGGACGTACCCGGACGAGATCGACTGGTGA
- a CDS encoding nuclease-related domain-containing protein: protein MLSKLLRIFGLGPKAAPETDKARKPRKAKPKVAPERIGELGEHKINIQLDQLPKACKFVSDLMVRNPKSRTGFAQIDHVVVTPYGLFVIETKNYNGEIKGGREDRQWSVGGRFKMYNPLKQNQGHIKALENVLANHAPLSFISLVSFTMRCRFSIDPALRKIESDELVVYDVELSEFIQRKLLRQKAIHAEPLLSDAQILHIHQALIEANVTDPALRREHVLKLQGNAAGKP from the coding sequence ATGCTATCGAAACTACTACGTATTTTCGGACTCGGACCGAAGGCTGCCCCGGAGACGGACAAGGCGCGCAAACCGAGGAAAGCGAAGCCGAAAGTCGCTCCAGAACGCATCGGCGAACTTGGCGAACATAAAATCAATATTCAATTGGACCAATTGCCGAAAGCATGTAAATTCGTTTCCGACCTGATGGTTCGCAACCCAAAATCAAGAACCGGCTTTGCGCAGATTGATCACGTCGTCGTGACGCCGTACGGCTTGTTCGTCATCGAAACGAAAAATTACAACGGCGAAATCAAAGGCGGTCGCGAGGACAGGCAATGGTCGGTCGGCGGCCGATTCAAAATGTACAATCCGTTAAAGCAAAATCAAGGACATATTAAGGCGCTGGAGAACGTACTAGCGAATCATGCGCCGCTCTCGTTCATCTCCCTTGTCTCCTTCACTATGCGCTGCCGATTCAGCATCGACCCGGCGCTGCGGAAAATCGAATCCGACGAGTTAGTCGTTTACGACGTAGAGTTAAGCGAATTTATTCAACGCAAGCTGCTTCGCCAAAAGGCGATCCATGCGGAACCGCTCCTGTCCGACGCCCAAATCTTGCACATCCATCAAGCGTTGATCGAAGCGAATGTCACCGATCCCGCTTTGCGTCGGGAGCACGTACTAAAGCTGCAAGGCAATGCGGCTGGGAAACCGTAA